A genome region from Erigeron canadensis isolate Cc75 chromosome 3, C_canadensis_v1, whole genome shotgun sequence includes the following:
- the LOC122593780 gene encoding LOB domain-containing protein 31-like: MITSQHDGPCGACKLLRRKCVKNCVFAPYFDPDQAGTTHFAAVHKVFGASNASKLLLRVPPHRRLDAVVSLCFEALSRVRDPVYGCVANILTLQQQVVNLQTELSYVRAQVSMLQCHPQQQEYQSSMDISTLSPNKLTSSCSTIDEEAVKIEQMLLTTPTFCSNNDTLITSEDLDEESDLEMLAQAFLAKYQP, translated from the exons ATGATCACAAGCCAACATGATGGTCCTTGTGGAGCCTGCAAGTTGTTAAGAAGAAAGTGTGTGAAAAATTGTGTGTTTGCACCCTATTTTGACCCTGACCAAGCTGGTACCACTCACTTTGCGGCTGTGCACAAAGTGTTCGGAGCTAGCAACGCCTCCAAGCTCCTCCTTAGAGTCCCACCCCACCGCCGTCTAGACGCTGTCGTTTCGCTATGCTTTGAAGCTTTATCTAGAGTTAGAGATCCTGTGTATGGCTGTGTTGCCAATATCCTTACCCTCCAGCAACAG GTTGTTAATTTACAGACAGAGTTGTCATATGTCCGTGCACAAGTTTCCATGTTGCAATGCCATCCTCAACAACAAGAGTACCAATCGTCAATGGACATTTCAACGTTGTCTCCTAATAAACTTACCTCTAGTTGTTCAACAATAGACGAAGAGGCTGTTAAGATTGAACAAATGTTGCTTACCACACCAACATTTTGTTCCAACAACGACACACTGATCACAAGCGAAGATCTTGATGAAGAGAGTGACCTAGAAATGTTAGCTCAAGCGTTTCTCGCAAAGTATCAGCCTTGA
- the LOC122592793 gene encoding uncharacterized protein LOC122592793 codes for MNSSKLEQDLFHHPRPLDDHRQLPPAPEFCLPPMPEFDFFRDDDEDGDDSVSHTSSEGIPNFSNDVVSLNKFSKIITNANTNIDIETNAITNTNPRFPYIDPEPHISSQFYTFNIESHSLMIRCILAGRIATSDEITAATPSTVLNSWRSVWKDRSEDTAYVTAWKRIQDKLNVHVSEHGNEFLCFKNSSSNQFVSHIGQWQEIVMSFHGDTDLKHLGLKETIERIKQVWTVGGKFYGIPESYIRVCVAACPVCSEDNGSMGARGKRRRFEYTESFEVPAKEVPKKLRQLAAKHKVVLCIRQKYIRYKPFMAEVKDYACHRAGEPAAASSSSKKSRNVKREPYASKRCGCRFRIRAILPILNYNEKDKSFVYQEEGKAVFKLYAVHSGHKPGPSDGNARIMHRVVGHKGGLLMEQDLIYGMSEEEENEDFAFMGEDNGDMHFSVVRQVKELRSEVGLLEGKMAKIPPTLLGSVSQELFDILNKVRSIGAYEPKSPTLLSEKLHPDDVLVGENDLADWSRDQRIFGDDKDTDLIEDDDDSFGRTLGDVASWDQIRADCRTEKDLLGESYKPENWLKCSSPDEKTILNLENSKPIKPLRHDETLEADSLVALQVDSFYPENPKWYESSCGLDPETNCDDNREIV; via the coding sequence ATGAATTCAAGCAAACTTGAACAAGACCTGTTCCATCATCCTCGGCCGTTGGATGACCACCGCCAACTACCACCGGCGCCGGAGTTTTGTCTCCCTCCGATGCCGGAATTTGACTTTTTCCGTGACGATGATGAAGACGGTGATGATTCCGTTAGCCATACATCTTCTGAAGGTATTCCTAATTTCTCAAACGACGTCGTTTCGCTAAATAAGTTTTCGAAAATTATTACAAATGCGAATacgaatatagatatagaaacaAATGCAATTACAAATACAAACCCTAGGTTTCCATATATTGATCCCGAGCCACATATATCATCTCAGTTTTATACATTTAATATTGAATCACATTCGTTGATGATCCGGTGTATTCTCGCCGGCCGGATTGCTACTTCCGATGAGATTACGGCGGCGACACCTTCAACGGTGTTGAATAGCTGGCGGTCGGTGTGGAAGGACCGGAGCGAGGATACGGCGTATGTTACGGCATGGAAACGGATTCAGGATAAGTTGAATGTTCATGTGAGTGAACACGGAAATGagtttttgtgttttaagaATAGTTCGAGCAATCAATTTGTTTCACATATTGGTCAGTGGCAAGAGATAGTTATGAGTTTCCATGGTGATACTGATTTGAAGCATTTAGGGTTAAAAGAGACGATAGAGAGGATTAAGCAAGTGTGGACTGTAGGTGGTAAGTTTTATGGGATACCTGAATCGTATATTAGGGTTTGTGTAGCTGCCTGTCCTGTTTGTTCGGAGGATAATGGGAGTATGGGAGCACGGGGGAAGAGGAGGAGGTTTGAGTACACTGAGTCGTTTGAGGTGCCCGCGAAGGAAGTGCCGAAGAAGTTGAGACAGTTAGCGGCTAAACATAAGGTTGTTTTGTGTATAAGGCAGAAGTATATTAGGTATAAACCGTTTATGGCAGAGGTTAAGGATTATGCGTGTCACAGAGCAGGAGAACCTGCTGCTGCTTCTTCATCATCGAAGAAGTCTAGGAATGTGAAGAGAGAACCGTATGCTTCAAAAAGATGTGGATGTAGGTTTCGGATAAGAGCAATTTTGCCTATTCTGAATTATAATGAGAAGGATAAAAGTTTTGTATATCAAGAAGAGGGAAAGGCTGTGTTTAAACTGTATGCTGTTCATTCTGGGCACAAGCCGGGGCCGTCGGATGGTAATGCAAGGATAATGCATAGAGTTGTTGGGCATAAAGGAGGGTTATTGATGGAACAGGATTTGATTTATGGTATGAGTGAGGAAGAAGAGAATGAGGATTTTGCGTTTATGGGGGAGGATAATGGGGATATGCATTTTTCTGTCGTGCGGCAGGTTAAGGAGTTGAGAAGTGAAGTTGGGCTTCTTGAAGGAAAAATGGCAAAAATCCCACCAACACTGCTAGGTTCAGTGTCTCAAGAATTGTTTGATATATTGAATAAAGTGCGAAGTATAGGAGCATATGAGCCGAAGTCACCTACGCTGCTCTCTGAGAAGCTGCATCCTGATGATGTATTGGTGGGAGAGAATGATTTAGCAGATTGGAGCCGTGATCAAAGGATTTTTGGGGATGACAAGGATACAGATTTaattgaagatgatgatgatagttTCGGTCGAACGCTTGGAGATGTTGCTTCATGGGATCAGATCAGGGCAGATTGCAGAACTGAGAAGGATCTTTTGGGCGAGTCTTATAAACCTGAAAATTGGCTGAAATGTAGCAGCCCTGATGAAAAAACTATACTCAATCTTGAAAATTCTAAACCAATAAAGCCCCTGAGGCATGATGAAACCTTGGAGGCAGACAGTCTTGTTGCTTTGCAAGTTGATAGCTTTTACCCTGAGAATCCTAAATGGTATGAATCTTCTTGTGGCTTGGATCCTGAAACAAATTGTGATGATAACAGGGAAATTGTGTAG
- the LOC122594399 gene encoding LOB domain-containing protein 30-like, which translates to MSSANYNPPGSSTSSGGGPCGACKFLRRKCVQGCIFAPYFDSEQGATRFAAVHKVFGASNVSKLLLHIPVHKRLDAVVSICYEAQARLRDPVYGCVAHLFSLQQQVASLQTELSYLQAHLATLEVPLPPPPQLPPAPAGFSIGNLPITSSCSSMTYDLSVLFDPTLQASSTWSMHGSATDVLDAHNHFSPVGTTSAQQRGDSGNVGDLLELAKELSQRQSSGTSEVSTLPPQCSR; encoded by the exons atgagTAGTGCAAATTATAATCCGCCTGGCAGTAGTACTAGTAGTGGTGGTGGTCCATGTGGTGCTTGCAAGTTCTTAAGAAGAAAGTGTGTCCAAGGCTGCATCTTCGCACCATATTTTGATTCTGAACAAGGTGCCACCCGTTTCGCGGCGGTGCATAAAGTGTTTGGAGCCAGTAATGTCTCCAAACTTCTTCTACACATTCCAGTTCACAAGAGGCTCGATGCAGTGGTCAGCATTTGTTATGAAGCTCAAGCTAGGCTTCGAGACCCTGTTTACGGCTGTGTTGCTCATCTCTTTTCCCTTCAACAACAG GTGGCCAGTTTACAAACCGAGCTCTCTTACCTTCAAGCACATCTAGCAACTCTGGAAGTTCCGCTACCTCCGCCACCACAACTGCCACCTGCACCCGCCGGATTTTCCATTGGCAACCTCCCGATCACCTCATCATGTTCTTCGATGACCTATGATTTGTCGGTACTTTTTGATCCAACTCTGCAAGCTTCATCTACATGGTCCATGCACGGATCAGCAACAGATGTACTTGACGCTCACAATCATTTCAGCCCCGTTGGCACCACAAGTGCACAACAACGTGGCGATAGTGGCAATGTAGGCGATCTTCTTGAGCTTGCCAAAGAGCTTTCACAAAGACAGAGTAGTGGGACTTCAGAAGTTTCAACCTTGCCACCACAGTGTAGTAGATGA